A genomic region of Populus nigra chromosome 11, ddPopNigr1.1, whole genome shotgun sequence contains the following coding sequences:
- the LOC133667935 gene encoding uncharacterized protein LOC133667935 produces the protein MCPCRFILVFFSAVLAGYFAWRTVRSSPEIDDMVSDHSPAEKTSLEDKQEFNLKRMIQNGFWVFVDMASGSYLWRNLKEMKKDATLKSS, from the exons ATGTGTCCTTGCAGGTTCATCTTGGTGTTTTTCTCAGCGGTTTTGGCTGGATATTTTGCATGGAGGACAGTGCGATCGTCGCCAGAGATTGACGACATGGTTTCCGATCATTCACCGGCTGAAAAGACTTCATTGGAAGATAAACaagaattcaatttgaaaagg aTGATTCAAAATGGATTCTGGGTATTTGTCGACATGGCCAGTGGGAGCTACTTGTGGAGGAATTTGAAGGAGATGAAGAAAGATGCGACCTTGAAAAGCTCGTAA
- the LOC133667934 gene encoding uncharacterized protein LOC133667934 translates to MEEKQASRSLDVLSACASFEKQTIMQAHLFLVGPIPATIDASASSSSSSISRGGHNSPTRSWSRHRKCSNKSHHHKKNNKRGPTTVVVASSSSSSWAAFNGGEQDHYAVLGLERTATSADIKKAYRLLARKYHPDVSKHSQACEQFKSVRHAYEILFNEVTRARYDRVLRFQEDTSRSYSKRQYYSPEVEDWGRIYKWAETKRKMRSGAHWEHYNVSEDPSFYSETEEEAEEGSLDQERGPFSEVLRSAFLSLFLLQTLGSLSSLTFSSLMALFDRQLDAGYKIGYFIAWILGGRGGVLLVLCLQFASWACGKTSSSMVALVVAALCVGSNLARVAPLPQGALVALLYLSIKLQADLN, encoded by the exons atggaagaaaaacaaGCGTCGCGCTCACTTGATGTCCTCTCTGCATGTGCATCATTTGAGAAACAAACGATAATGCAGGCGCACCTCTTCCTGGTGGGACCCATCCCCGCCACAATCGACGCCTCtgcttcctcctcctccagctccatcAGCAGGGGTGGCCACAATTCCCCGACTCGTAGCTGGAGCCGCCACCGTAAATGTAGCAATAAATCGCACCAtcacaagaaaaacaacaagCGGGGCCCAACAACAGTGGTAgttgcatcatcatcatcatcctcatgGGCAGCATTCAACGGCGGCGAGCAAGACCATTATGCGGTGCTGGGACTCGAACGCACCGCCACTTCAGCCGATATTAAGAAAGCTTATCGCCTTCTTGCTCGAAAG TATCATCCTGATGTTAGCAAGCATTCACAAGCTTGTGAGCAGTTCAAGAGTGTTCGGCATGCATATGAA ATACTCTTTAATGAAGTGACAAGGGCTCGGTATGATCGAGTACTTAGATTTCAAGAAGATACTAGCAGGTCATATAGTAAAAGACAATATTATTCTCCCGAAGTTGAAGACTGGGGAAGGATCTACAAATGGGCTGAAACGAAGCGGAAAATGAGAAGTGGGGCACATTGGGAGCACTATAACGTGAGCGAGGACCCTTCCTTCTACAGTGAGACAGAAGAGGAGGCTGAAGAAGGAAGCCTAGATCAGGAAAGAGGCCCCTTTAGCGAAGTGCTAAGATCTGCATTTCTATCCCTCTTTTTACTGCAGACTCTTGGATCTCTATCATCTCTTACCTTCAGTAGTCTCATGGCTTTGTTCGACAGACAATTGGATGCTGGGTATAAGAttggatatttcattgcatggATTTTGGGTGGGAGAGGTGGGGTTCTGCTTGTTCTGTGTCTCCAATTTGCTAGCTGGGCCTGTGGAAAGACAAGCAGCAGCATGGTTGCTCTGGTGGTGGCGGCCCTGTGTGTTGGTTCAAATCTTGCGAGGGTCGCTCCACTCCCACAAGGTGCTCTTGTCGCACTTTTGTACTTGTCTATTAAGCTGCAAGCGGACCTCAACTGA